In the genome of Rhizobium sp. CC-YZS058, one region contains:
- a CDS encoding glycerate kinase: MPLDNPRGFLAALFTQAVRAADPLEAIRAHLPARPAGRTVVIGAGKAASQMAQAFESLWDGPLDGVVVARHGPIAACDRIRVLQSAHPVPDQAGLSAAQALMTAVQGLTPEDLVVALISGGGSALLPAPPPGFGLADEVALNEALLASGAPISAMNVVRKHVSMIKGGRLAALASPARLVSLVVSDVPGDNPAYVASGPTIPDAAGREEALRAIRDYRITLPQTLLDYIARSETPRPEDPTFAGHESHVIASARLSLQAAASASREAGVTPLILSDRIEGEARDIGRMHAALSIEFQAGRRAGDAPMVLLSGGETTVTIGANGAGKGGRNTEFLLSAALDLDGTAGITALSADTDGIDGSESNAGAFCDGRTAARIRSHGHQPRALLAAHDAWTAFSLSGDLFEPGPTGTNVNDFRAFLLG, from the coding sequence ATGCCGCTCGATAACCCGCGCGGCTTTCTCGCCGCGCTTTTCACGCAAGCCGTGCGCGCGGCCGACCCGCTGGAGGCGATCCGCGCCCATTTGCCCGCGCGGCCCGCCGGCCGCACGGTGGTGATCGGAGCGGGCAAGGCGGCGAGCCAGATGGCTCAGGCCTTCGAGAGCCTGTGGGATGGGCCGCTCGACGGCGTGGTGGTCGCCCGCCACGGCCCGATCGCCGCGTGCGATCGCATCCGGGTGCTGCAATCCGCCCACCCGGTTCCGGACCAGGCCGGCCTCAGCGCGGCGCAGGCGCTGATGACGGCCGTGCAGGGGCTGACACCGGAGGATCTGGTGGTCGCGCTGATCTCCGGCGGCGGCTCCGCCCTTCTGCCCGCGCCTCCACCGGGCTTCGGCCTTGCCGACGAGGTGGCGCTCAACGAGGCCCTGCTTGCCTCCGGCGCGCCGATCTCGGCCATGAATGTGGTGCGCAAGCATGTCTCGATGATCAAGGGCGGCCGGCTCGCCGCGCTGGCTTCCCCGGCGCGTCTCGTCAGCCTCGTCGTCTCCGATGTGCCGGGCGACAATCCGGCCTATGTGGCCTCCGGTCCGACCATTCCGGATGCCGCCGGGCGCGAGGAGGCGCTGCGCGCCATTCGAGACTATCGCATTACCCTTCCGCAGACCCTTCTCGACTACATCGCCCGCAGCGAAACACCACGCCCTGAAGACCCGACTTTCGCCGGGCACGAATCCCACGTCATCGCCTCGGCCCGCCTCTCGCTGCAGGCGGCGGCATCGGCGAGCAGGGAGGCGGGGGTCACGCCGTTGATCCTCTCCGACAGGATCGAGGGAGAGGCGCGCGACATCGGGCGAATGCATGCGGCGCTCTCGATCGAGTTCCAGGCGGGCCGCAGGGCGGGCGACGCGCCGATGGTCCTGCTTTCGGGCGGTGAAACGACGGTGACGATCGGCGCGAACGGTGCCGGAAAGGGCGGTCGAAACACCGAGTTCCTGCTCTCCGCCGCGCTCGATCTCGACGGTACCGCCGGCATCACCGCGCTTTCCGCCGATACGGACGGGATCGACGGATCCGAAAGCAATGCCGGTGCCTTCTGCGACGGCCGGACCGCGGCGCGGATCCGTTCCCACGGTCACCAACCCCGCGCCCTCCTCGCCGCCCACGACGCCTGGACCGCCTTCTCCCTCTCCGGCGACCTGTTCGAACCCGGCCCAACCGGCACCAATGTCAACGACTTCCGGGCGTTTTTGCTGGGGTAA
- a CDS encoding DUF982 domain-containing protein, producing the protein MSGDWNKAVTLAIGEDGGFATIRNTQEASWALIEDWPLEEGEALDAALLTLEAAMKGKASAETARLAFIAAAHEAGIAIKP; encoded by the coding sequence GTGAGTGGGGACTGGAACAAGGCGGTGACGCTGGCGATCGGGGAGGATGGCGGGTTTGCCACCATTCGCAACACCCAGGAGGCATCCTGGGCATTGATCGAGGATTGGCCGCTGGAGGAGGGCGAGGCGCTCGATGCGGCCCTTCTGACGCTGGAAGCGGCGATGAAGGGCAAGGCCTCGGCCGAAACCGCACGGCTCGCCTTTATCGCCGCCGCGCATGAAGCGGGGATTGCGATCAAGCCGTAA
- a CDS encoding dihydroxyacetone kinase family protein: MTTIFDRPEHFAQDALRGYAAIYGRYVKAVPGGVLRSTPRAARKVALVVGGGSGHYPAFAGYVGEGMADAAVAGDVFASPSTAAVARICRLAERKAGILLGYGNYAGDVLNFGLAAERLRAEGIDVRVLPVTDDVASASPEEHLRRRGIAGDLVVFKLAGAAAEEGRDLDAVEALAKHANRRTVSFGVAFGGCTLPGAAGPLFSVEKGRMALGLGIHGEPGIAEQALVPARDLAALLVDRLLAERPDGTRKVAAVLNGLGATKYEELFGLWTHVSARLESAGLEVVLPEVGEYVTSLDMQGCSLTLLWLDEALERLWRAPCETAVLTRREGHRLADEIVDEAEADLTLPPSSEAGRQAGRRIVALIGALAAALSVAEEALGRLDAQAGDGDHGQGMARGSSAARDAARAALSAGAGARSVLAMAGDAWADRAGGTSGALWGLMLRAWSNALSDEAAPEPAAVADGARQALEAVMRLGGARPGDKTLVDALVPFVETLEREASAGQPLDEAWAKAAQAAEAAAVATASLTPRLGRARPIAARSLGHRDAGAVSLALCATAVGKVLARPLRSRNDRSF, from the coding sequence ATGACGACGATTTTCGACAGACCCGAGCATTTCGCGCAGGACGCGCTGCGCGGCTATGCCGCGATCTACGGCCGTTATGTCAAGGCCGTGCCCGGTGGGGTTCTGCGGTCGACGCCGCGGGCGGCACGGAAGGTGGCGCTCGTCGTCGGGGGAGGGTCCGGTCATTACCCGGCTTTTGCCGGCTATGTCGGCGAAGGCATGGCGGATGCGGCGGTTGCGGGCGATGTGTTCGCCTCGCCCTCCACCGCCGCCGTCGCGCGGATCTGCCGGCTGGCGGAGCGCAAGGCCGGCATCCTGCTCGGCTATGGCAATTATGCGGGCGACGTCCTGAATTTCGGGCTGGCGGCGGAACGGCTGCGTGCGGAGGGGATCGACGTGCGGGTGCTGCCGGTGACCGACGATGTGGCCAGCGCCAGCCCGGAAGAGCATCTGCGTCGCCGCGGCATTGCCGGCGATCTCGTCGTCTTCAAACTGGCAGGTGCCGCGGCGGAAGAGGGCCGGGACCTCGACGCGGTGGAAGCCCTGGCCAAGCATGCTAATCGACGCACTGTCTCCTTCGGGGTGGCCTTTGGCGGCTGCACGCTTCCCGGTGCCGCCGGGCCGCTCTTCTCCGTCGAGAAGGGCCGGATGGCGCTGGGCCTTGGCATTCACGGCGAGCCCGGCATTGCCGAGCAGGCGCTGGTGCCGGCGCGCGACCTCGCCGCTCTTCTGGTCGATCGGCTGCTGGCGGAGCGTCCGGATGGAACGCGCAAGGTTGCGGCCGTTCTTAACGGGCTCGGCGCCACGAAATATGAAGAGCTCTTCGGTCTCTGGACGCATGTCTCCGCGCGGCTTGAATCGGCTGGGCTGGAAGTCGTGCTTCCCGAGGTCGGAGAATATGTCACCAGCCTCGATATGCAGGGCTGCTCCCTGACCCTGCTCTGGCTCGACGAGGCACTGGAACGGCTCTGGCGCGCGCCCTGCGAAACGGCCGTGCTGACGCGGCGTGAGGGGCATCGCCTCGCGGACGAGATCGTGGACGAGGCTGAGGCGGACCTGACGCTGCCGCCTTCGAGCGAGGCCGGTCGTCAGGCAGGCCGCCGGATCGTCGCACTCATCGGCGCGCTCGCTGCGGCCCTTTCGGTTGCGGAAGAGGCGCTCGGTCGCCTCGATGCCCAGGCCGGCGATGGCGACCATGGGCAGGGCATGGCGCGTGGCTCGTCTGCGGCCCGCGACGCCGCGCGCGCCGCGCTTTCGGCCGGTGCCGGCGCGAGAAGCGTTCTGGCGATGGCGGGCGATGCCTGGGCGGACCGGGCCGGGGGGACCTCCGGTGCGCTCTGGGGCCTGATGCTGCGCGCCTGGAGCAACGCGCTTTCGGACGAGGCGGCGCCGGAGCCGGCAGCCGTGGCGGATGGGGCGCGCCAGGCGTTGGAGGCCGTCATGCGTCTGGGCGGCGCGCGGCCAGGCGACAAGACGCTGGTCGATGCGCTGGTGCCCTTTGTCGAAACGCTGGAGCGGGAGGCAAGCGCTGGCCAGCCGCTCGATGAGGCCTGGGCCAAGGCCGCGCAGGCGGCGGAGGCGGCGGCGGTGGCGACTGCATCGCTCACCCCCAGGCTCGGCCGGGCGCGGCCGATTGCGGCGCGCAGCCTCGGCCATCGCGATGCCGGCGCCGTCTCGCTGGCGCTCTGCGCGACCGCCGTCGGCAAGGTCCTTGCCCGCCCTCTGCGGTCAAGGAACGACCGGTCGTTTTAG
- a CDS encoding sensor domain-containing diguanylate cyclase — protein MATLSLEACHAEIARLRLELSARTLDIAETQSVLSHQKQTFVRALTLARMGVWECTLPENRLEWSDGVYDIFGLPRGARLERNDIAGHYKPASLIELERLRSAAIAEGTGFSFDAEIVTRMGDHRWIRITATAETEAGSVRRIFGTKQDITDEKIAVDHIRYLAAHDVMTGLANRSTFQERLAMLDRREDGLCLLLIDLDGFKLLNDTFGHAVGDDCLKETAQRLEGLVQDRSLVARIGGDEFAVIIEQKSEAHAVRRLAQKIVDDLRRTITIGEASVEIGASVGLAFGDGSGPERLVKNADVALYAAKAGGRNQFRVFAPPESEALGKRRKTG, from the coding sequence GTGGCGACGCTGAGCCTTGAGGCCTGCCATGCCGAGATCGCCCGCCTGCGTCTGGAGCTTTCGGCGCGGACCTTGGATATCGCCGAGACGCAATCGGTCCTCAGTCATCAGAAGCAGACATTCGTCCGCGCCCTGACGCTGGCGCGCATGGGCGTTTGGGAATGCACCCTGCCTGAAAACCGGCTCGAATGGTCGGACGGGGTCTATGACATCTTCGGCCTGCCGCGCGGCGCGCGGCTGGAGCGCAACGACATCGCCGGCCACTACAAGCCGGCGTCCCTGATCGAGCTCGAACGCCTGCGGAGCGCGGCGATCGCCGAGGGCACGGGCTTTTCCTTCGATGCGGAGATCGTCACGCGCATGGGGGATCACCGCTGGATCCGCATCACGGCGACGGCGGAGACGGAAGCCGGCAGCGTCAGGCGCATCTTCGGAACAAAGCAGGACATTACCGACGAAAAGATTGCCGTCGATCACATTCGCTATCTCGCCGCCCATGACGTGATGACGGGTCTCGCCAACAGGTCCACGTTTCAGGAGCGGCTCGCCATGCTCGACCGCCGGGAGGACGGGCTCTGTCTCCTGTTGATCGACCTCGATGGGTTCAAGCTGCTGAACGATACGTTCGGACATGCGGTCGGTGACGACTGCCTGAAGGAGACGGCGCAGCGCCTCGAAGGCCTCGTTCAGGACCGGTCTCTCGTGGCGCGGATCGGCGGCGACGAATTCGCGGTGATCATCGAGCAGAAAAGCGAGGCCCATGCGGTCCGACGCCTGGCGCAGAAGATCGTCGACGACCTGCGGCGGACGATCACAATCGGCGAGGCAAGCGTGGAGATCGGCGCTTCGGTCGGCCTTGCATTCGGCGATGGTTCGGGTCCGGAGAGGCTGGTCAAGAATGCGGATGTGGCGCTCTACGCCGCCAAGGCCGGCGGGCGAAATCAGTTCCGTGTCTTCGCGCCGCCGGAGAGCGAAGCACTGGGCAAACGGCGCAAAACCGGCTGA
- a CDS encoding BMP family protein has protein sequence MTSKLMMSRRTVLASGLALGASTFIPSVRAATPVKVAGIHGSPVENAWNSVLHKALQEAASEGAIEYVFSEGVSGTDYPRAMREYAEQGAKLVIGETFPVEKQAREVAMDYPDTAFVMGSSGKEAGENFGVFGTWNFDGAYLAGMLAGKMTKTNVVGSVGAMPIPEVNMLINAFALGVKAVNPDAKHLVTFIGTFFDPPKAREAGLAQIDAGADILFGERIGTADAAKERGIKSVGSLIDYTPRYPDTVFANALWNFRPILNAALADVAAGKPTGRDYTSYGLMKEGGSDIVFVKGVAPADAEAAMEAKRSEIKAGTFEVPRVMDEPK, from the coding sequence ATGACCAGCAAGCTTATGATGTCCCGGCGCACCGTTCTGGCCTCCGGCCTCGCGCTCGGCGCTTCCACTTTCATTCCATCCGTTCGCGCCGCCACACCGGTCAAGGTGGCGGGCATCCATGGCTCGCCGGTCGAGAATGCTTGGAACTCCGTGCTCCACAAGGCGCTGCAGGAAGCGGCCTCCGAGGGTGCGATCGAGTATGTCTTCTCCGAAGGTGTTTCCGGCACCGATTATCCTCGCGCCATGCGGGAATATGCCGAGCAGGGCGCCAAGCTTGTCATCGGCGAAACCTTTCCGGTGGAGAAGCAGGCGCGCGAGGTCGCGATGGACTATCCGGACACGGCCTTCGTCATGGGCTCAAGCGGCAAGGAGGCCGGCGAGAATTTCGGGGTCTTCGGCACCTGGAACTTCGACGGCGCCTACCTTGCCGGCATGCTGGCCGGCAAGATGACCAAGACCAATGTCGTCGGCTCGGTCGGCGCCATGCCAATCCCCGAAGTCAACATGCTGATCAACGCCTTTGCGCTCGGCGTGAAGGCGGTGAACCCGGATGCCAAGCATCTGGTCACCTTCATCGGCACCTTCTTCGATCCGCCGAAGGCGCGCGAGGCCGGTCTTGCCCAGATCGATGCCGGCGCCGATATCCTGTTCGGCGAACGCATCGGCACCGCTGATGCCGCCAAGGAGCGCGGCATCAAGTCGGTGGGGTCGCTGATCGACTACACGCCGCGTTACCCGGATACGGTGTTTGCCAATGCGCTGTGGAACTTCCGCCCGATCCTCAACGCCGCGCTGGCCGATGTCGCCGCCGGCAAGCCGACCGGTCGCGACTATACCAGCTATGGCTTGATGAAGGAGGGCGGCAGCGACATCGTCTTCGTCAAGGGCGTGGCGCCGGCGGATGCGGAAGCCGCCATGGAAGCCAAGCGCAGCGAGATCAAGGCAGGCACCTTCGAGGTGCCGCGCGTGATGGACGAGCCGAAGTAA
- a CDS encoding amidase — MGDDATALAEAIRQGRLSASAAMRAAIEDAERRSSLGAIAYLDPARGLAEAEDAEARLRGDPAAPAPFAGVPSLAKDLGGPFSGFPVAAGSAMLARAPSSADSDLATRLRAAGLCVFGLTTVPEMGLSLSSEPAVGAPCRNPLDETLTPGGSSGGAAAAVCAGIVAIAHATDAGGSIRVPAACCGLVGLKASRGALPAGPLFSNHLGGIASELAICRSVRDLATIFDSARGGSRGPFADPLVEQPAECPMRIGLVTDFGSRTPLDPERAGAVEAAARALEARGHRIAPIGWSRLEAAVAQSGRAFADIVAVNLAQFVEVAALDPDVAQRLTRAFIARGRSLSGTQLWSTLDASVRVARAMWDLFEEVDCLLTPMLAQAPLPLGAFPFDHDDTDLQIDRMTAFAPLAALANISGVPALTLPFGADEKGLPLPVQLLAPMGRDLHLIALARALEAEGRWRHRFPLAGLAA, encoded by the coding sequence ATGGGCGACGACGCAACCGCACTGGCTGAGGCGATCCGTCAGGGTCGCCTTTCCGCGTCGGCCGCCATGCGCGCCGCGATCGAGGACGCCGAGCGCCGCTCCTCCCTTGGGGCCATCGCTTACCTCGATCCGGCACGTGGTCTTGCCGAAGCGGAGGACGCAGAGGCGCGGCTGCGCGGCGATCCCGCCGCTCCGGCGCCCTTCGCCGGCGTTCCGAGCCTCGCCAAGGATCTGGGCGGGCCGTTTTCCGGCTTCCCGGTCGCGGCGGGCTCGGCGATGCTGGCGCGCGCGCCATCCTCGGCCGACTCCGATCTCGCGACCCGCCTGCGCGCGGCGGGGCTTTGCGTCTTCGGTCTGACCACCGTTCCGGAAATGGGGCTGTCTCTGTCCAGCGAACCGGCGGTCGGTGCTCCCTGTCGCAACCCCCTGGACGAGACGCTGACGCCGGGCGGCTCCTCCGGTGGCGCGGCCGCGGCCGTCTGCGCCGGCATCGTCGCCATCGCGCATGCCACGGATGCCGGCGGCTCGATCCGCGTGCCGGCCGCCTGCTGCGGGCTGGTCGGGCTGAAGGCCAGCCGCGGTGCCCTTCCCGCCGGTCCGCTGTTTTCCAATCATCTCGGCGGCATTGCCAGCGAGCTCGCCATCTGCCGCTCCGTCAGGGATCTCGCGACGATCTTCGACAGTGCCAGGGGCGGGTCCCGAGGGCCCTTCGCCGACCCCCTCGTCGAGCAGCCGGCTGAATGCCCCATGCGGATCGGTCTCGTGACCGACTTCGGCAGCCGCACTCCGCTCGATCCCGAACGCGCCGGTGCCGTCGAGGCGGCAGCCCGCGCGCTGGAGGCCCGCGGCCACAGGATCGCGCCGATCGGCTGGAGCCGGCTCGAGGCGGCAGTTGCGCAGAGCGGCCGGGCTTTCGCCGATATCGTTGCCGTCAATCTCGCGCAGTTCGTCGAGGTCGCCGCCTTGGACCCCGACGTCGCGCAACGCCTGACCCGGGCCTTCATCGCCCGCGGTCGTTCGCTCAGTGGCACGCAGCTCTGGTCCACGCTCGATGCAAGCGTTCGCGTCGCGCGGGCGATGTGGGATCTGTTCGAGGAGGTCGATTGCCTGCTGACCCCCATGCTTGCCCAGGCGCCGCTGCCCCTCGGCGCCTTTCCCTTCGACCATGACGACACGGACCTGCAGATCGATCGCATGACGGCCTTCGCCCCCCTAGCCGCGCTCGCCAATATCTCCGGCGTTCCCGCGCTGACGCTGCCCTTCGGCGCCGACGAGAAAGGCCTGCCCCTGCCGGTTCAGCTCCTGGCCCCGATGGGGCGGGATCTGCACCTCATCGCGCTCGCGAGGGCGCTCGAGGCCGAGGGACGCTGGCGGCATCGCTTCCCGCTGGCGGGGCTTGCCGCATGA
- a CDS encoding ABC transporter ATP-binding protein: protein MSTPILHIEHVSKRFGATLANDDISLSLAKGEIVALLGENGAGKTTLMNILFGHYMPDSGRVLIDGQELAAGKPRAAIRAGVGMVHQHFALAPNLTVLENVTTGTQRLWSLRADKAGARAKLLALSQRFGLKIDPEARVGDLSVGEQQRVEIVKALYNEARILILDEPTAVLTQIEAEHLFKTLKGMAAQGLSLIFISHKLDDVMSTADRVVVLRGGRHIAERAASETSKAELAELMVGRSVVRPVREPSVPGSLALSAAGVTLRLDGVDRLKAIDLQLHAGEVLGIIGVSGNGQAELARLISGTLARTSGDIRLFGTPVETLSVRDVVAAGIGRVPEDRNKEGAIGDMAIWENVILERLSAFSRSGLVDRPRAMAFAQRIIDRFDVRGGAPASRIRLLSGGNMQKLILGRNLIDRPRILLAAQPTRGLDEGAVAAVHERLLEAKRQGTAVLLISEDLDEVMALADRIQAIVGGRLSPPIRAEEASTRRLGLMMAGEWTKETAHAV, encoded by the coding sequence ATGAGCACGCCGATCCTTCACATCGAGCATGTCAGCAAGCGGTTCGGCGCGACACTTGCCAATGACGACATTTCCCTGTCGCTGGCCAAGGGCGAGATCGTCGCGCTGCTCGGCGAGAACGGCGCCGGCAAGACGACGCTGATGAACATCCTCTTCGGTCATTACATGCCCGATAGCGGGCGCGTGCTGATCGACGGCCAGGAGCTGGCCGCCGGCAAGCCGCGCGCCGCGATCCGCGCCGGCGTCGGCATGGTCCACCAGCATTTCGCGCTGGCGCCCAACCTCACCGTGCTCGAAAACGTCACCACCGGGACGCAACGGCTCTGGTCCCTGCGCGCCGACAAGGCCGGCGCACGGGCGAAGCTGCTGGCCCTGTCGCAGCGGTTCGGACTGAAGATCGACCCGGAGGCGCGCGTCGGCGATCTCTCCGTCGGCGAACAGCAGCGCGTCGAAATAGTGAAGGCGCTCTATAACGAGGCCCGCATTCTGATCCTCGATGAGCCGACGGCAGTTCTGACGCAGATCGAAGCCGAACATCTCTTCAAGACCCTGAAGGGCATGGCGGCCCAGGGCCTGTCGCTCATCTTCATCTCCCACAAGCTCGACGATGTCATGTCGACGGCCGACCGCGTCGTCGTCCTAAGGGGCGGTCGTCATATTGCCGAGCGTGCGGCGTCCGAAACCAGCAAGGCGGAGCTTGCCGAGCTGATGGTGGGGCGCAGCGTCGTCCGCCCGGTCCGCGAGCCTTCGGTTCCCGGCTCGCTAGCGCTCAGCGCGGCAGGCGTCACGCTTCGCCTGGACGGCGTCGACCGGCTGAAGGCGATCGATCTCCAGCTCCATGCAGGCGAGGTTCTGGGCATCATCGGCGTGTCGGGCAACGGCCAAGCGGAGCTGGCACGGCTCATCTCCGGGACACTGGCAAGGACGTCGGGCGATATCCGCCTGTTCGGCACGCCGGTCGAGACCCTGTCGGTGCGCGATGTCGTGGCGGCCGGGATCGGCCGTGTTCCCGAAGATCGCAACAAGGAAGGCGCCATCGGCGACATGGCGATCTGGGAGAACGTCATCCTGGAACGGCTCTCCGCTTTTTCCCGCAGCGGTCTGGTGGACCGTCCACGCGCCATGGCCTTCGCGCAGCGGATCATCGATCGTTTCGACGTGCGCGGCGGTGCGCCGGCAAGCCGGATCCGCCTGCTTTCGGGCGGCAACATGCAGAAGCTGATCCTGGGCCGCAATCTTATCGACCGGCCGCGCATCCTGCTCGCGGCCCAGCCGACGCGCGGGCTGGACGAAGGGGCCGTCGCCGCCGTCCACGAGCGGCTTCTCGAGGCCAAGCGGCAGGGTACCGCCGTGCTGCTGATTTCGGAAGATCTGGACGAGGTCATGGCGCTTGCCGACCGTATTCAGGCGATTGTCGGCGGCCGGCTGTCGCCGCCGATCCGCGCCGAGGAGGCTTCGACCCGCCGGCTTGGCCTGATGATGGCCGGCGAATGGACGAAGGAGACGGCCCATGCAGTTTGA
- a CDS encoding ABC transporter permease, with protein MQFERREHRPVALVLLTPLIAIGAALAIAGVLIAIAGAPVLEAYWRILLGAFGSRLSATETLTRATPLILTGLAAAVAFRARLWNIGGEGQFHLGAIAAAWAGSQLFSAWPSILQIPLLFVFGAIAGMILLLIPLWLRLRFSVDEVVTTLLLNFVAVLFVSMLIDTVLKDPAAFGWPQSQSVSDAAMLPKLLARSRLHLGLVIAIVLALAVAFVQSRTVFGLQSRAAGLSPQAAAFAGVPLGRTLVLVACISGGLAGLAGAVEVMGVQGYVTTNLSPGYGYSGIVVAMLANLNPLGVVLAGLFTATMFVGADGMSRSLGIPSYIADVIVALSLLSMLVAVFFTQYRIRR; from the coding sequence ATGCAGTTTGAACGGCGCGAGCACCGCCCCGTCGCCCTCGTTCTCCTGACGCCGCTGATCGCCATTGGCGCGGCGCTGGCGATTGCGGGTGTGCTGATCGCCATTGCCGGCGCGCCGGTGCTGGAGGCCTATTGGCGCATTCTTCTCGGTGCCTTCGGCTCGCGCCTGTCCGCCACCGAAACATTGACCCGCGCCACTCCTTTGATCCTCACCGGCCTGGCGGCTGCCGTCGCCTTCCGGGCGCGGCTGTGGAATATCGGCGGCGAGGGGCAGTTCCATCTCGGCGCGATCGCCGCCGCCTGGGCCGGATCGCAGCTCTTCTCCGCCTGGCCGTCGATCCTTCAGATCCCTCTGCTCTTCGTTTTCGGTGCCATCGCCGGGATGATCCTGCTGCTTATCCCGCTCTGGCTTCGGCTACGCTTCTCGGTCGACGAGGTGGTAACGACCCTGCTGCTCAATTTCGTCGCCGTGCTGTTCGTCTCCATGCTGATCGATACTGTCCTCAAGGACCCGGCGGCCTTCGGCTGGCCGCAGTCGCAATCGGTGTCCGATGCCGCGATGCTGCCGAAACTGCTGGCGCGCTCGCGCCTCCATCTCGGGCTGGTCATCGCCATTGTGCTGGCGCTTGCCGTCGCCTTCGTCCAGTCCCGCACGGTTTTCGGCCTGCAGTCGCGCGCCGCCGGCCTCAGTCCGCAGGCAGCCGCCTTTGCCGGCGTGCCCCTCGGACGGACACTGGTGCTGGTCGCCTGCATCTCCGGCGGCCTGGCCGGCCTCGCCGGTGCCGTGGAGGTCATGGGTGTGCAGGGCTATGTCACCACCAATCTCTCGCCCGGCTACGGCTATTCGGGGATCGTGGTGGCGATGCTCGCCAATCTCAATCCGCTCGGCGTCGTTCTCGCCGGCCTCTTCACCGCCACCATGTTCGTCGGCGCCGACGGCATGAGCCGCAGCCTCGGCATTCCGAGCTATATTGCCGACGTGATCGTCGCCCTCTCGCTCCTCTCCATGCTGGTCGCCGTCTTCTTCACCCAATACAGGATCCGTCGATGA
- a CDS encoding ABC transporter permease: MSAVLDIVASAGLWAAVLRIATPLILGTLGALLSERSGVLNLGIEGIMTFGAMIGWLAVYHGADLWVGFLLAALAGAIFGLLHAALTVTLGLSQHVAGLGVTLFAGSFSYYVFRLVVPVAGTPPTITPFQPIAIPGLSDLPFVGPAFFAQTPPTYVAILLALCLAYMLFRTPLGLAIRMTGENPHAAEAQGINPMVIRYGAVIAGSALMGMAGAFLTLSAFNSFFPTMVQGRGWICIALVVFSSWRPGRALLCALLFAFFDGFQLRLQTTLGGAVPYQLFLMVPYLLSIAALAVMARRARVPQALMQPYRRGER, encoded by the coding sequence ATGAGCGCCGTTCTCGACATCGTCGCCTCTGCCGGGCTCTGGGCCGCCGTGCTGCGCATCGCGACGCCGCTGATCCTCGGGACGCTCGGCGCGCTGCTCAGCGAACGGTCCGGGGTGCTCAATCTCGGTATCGAAGGCATCATGACCTTCGGTGCGATGATCGGCTGGCTGGCGGTCTATCATGGCGCCGATCTCTGGGTCGGGTTCCTGCTCGCCGCCCTTGCCGGGGCGATCTTCGGCCTGCTGCATGCCGCACTGACCGTCACGCTCGGTCTCTCCCAGCACGTGGCGGGGCTGGGCGTCACGCTTTTTGCCGGAAGTTTCAGCTACTATGTCTTTCGCCTGGTGGTGCCGGTTGCCGGAACGCCGCCCACCATCACGCCGTTTCAGCCGATCGCCATTCCGGGCCTCAGCGACCTGCCTTTCGTGGGTCCTGCCTTCTTCGCGCAGACGCCGCCGACCTATGTCGCAATCCTGCTTGCGCTCTGCCTCGCCTACATGCTCTTCCGCACCCCGCTCGGCTTGGCGATCCGCATGACGGGCGAGAACCCGCATGCGGCGGAGGCACAGGGCATCAACCCGATGGTCATCCGTTATGGTGCGGTAATCGCCGGCAGCGCCCTCATGGGCATGGCGGGCGCCTTCCTGACGCTTTCGGCCTTCAACAGCTTCTTCCCGACCATGGTGCAGGGCCGCGGTTGGATCTGCATCGCGCTCGTCGTCTTCTCCTCCTGGCGGCCGGGCCGTGCGCTGCTCTGCGCCCTGCTGTTCGCCTTCTTCGACGGCTTCCAGCTCCGCCTTCAAACGACGCTCGGCGGCGCGGTGCCCTATCAGCTCTTCCTGATGGTCCCCTATCTCCTGTCGATCGCGGCGCTCGCCGTCATGGCCCGGCGCGCCCGCGTGCCGCAGGCCCTCATGCAACCCTATCGGCGCGGGGAGCGCTGA